A genomic region of Luteibacter aegosomatissinici contains the following coding sequences:
- a CDS encoding ketosteroid isomerase-related protein has product MNETIDLIRRYYDAFNRGDWNGMLDLLDEHVAHDVNQGGRETGRARFAAFLERMNVSYAEQLKNIVVMANEKGDRAAAEYVVHGEYKATDDGLPLAQGQSYVLPGGAFFDVAGGRITRVSNYYNLEDWLAQVRRVDVD; this is encoded by the coding sequence ATGAACGAGACGATCGACCTTATCCGCCGTTACTACGATGCCTTCAATCGCGGCGATTGGAATGGCATGCTCGATCTGCTGGATGAGCACGTGGCCCATGATGTGAACCAGGGTGGCCGTGAAACCGGCCGCGCCCGTTTCGCCGCCTTTCTCGAGCGCATGAACGTCAGCTACGCCGAGCAGCTGAAGAATATCGTCGTGATGGCCAACGAGAAGGGTGACCGCGCCGCCGCGGAATACGTGGTGCATGGCGAATACAAGGCCACGGATGACGGCCTGCCGCTCGCCCAGGGCCAGAGCTATGTCTTGCCGGGTGGTGCGTTCTTCGATGTGGCAGGCGGCAGGATCACCCGCGTCAGCAACTACTACAACCTGGAAGACTGGCTGGCCCAGGTGCGCCGCGTCGACGTCGATTGA